The proteins below are encoded in one region of Pseudonocardia sp. DSM 110487:
- a CDS encoding SDR family NAD(P)-dependent oxidoreductase, which translates to MTVTDRTAVVTGAASRRGIGRATAHALAAAGWNVAVLDLDEAGAKDTADEVADRHGVRAFGLACDVTDETSVAAAADVLTADAPAVGALVNNAGITSPTRFLDVDGPEWDRIFAVNVRGAYNITRRLVPGMVERGFGRVVFLSSVSAERGGGVFGGVAYSAAKAAQLGFARALAREVGPQGVTVNSVAPGLIDTDIAGDALDGERRAELVAGIPVGRNGLVTDVADLITYLCREESGYITGATYDVNGGSHIH; encoded by the coding sequence ATGACCGTCACCGACCGGACGGCCGTCGTCACCGGCGCCGCCTCCCGACGCGGCATCGGCCGCGCGACCGCGCACGCCCTCGCCGCGGCGGGCTGGAACGTCGCCGTGCTCGACCTCGACGAGGCCGGCGCCAAGGACACCGCGGACGAGGTCGCCGACCGGCACGGCGTCCGGGCCTTCGGGCTGGCCTGCGACGTCACCGACGAGACCTCGGTGGCCGCCGCGGCCGACGTACTCACGGCCGACGCGCCGGCGGTCGGCGCGCTGGTCAACAACGCGGGCATCACGTCGCCGACGCGGTTCCTCGACGTCGACGGCCCGGAGTGGGACCGGATCTTCGCCGTGAACGTGCGCGGCGCCTACAACATCACGCGGCGACTGGTTCCCGGCATGGTCGAGCGGGGCTTCGGCCGCGTCGTGTTCCTCTCCTCGGTGTCGGCCGAGCGCGGCGGCGGGGTGTTCGGCGGGGTCGCCTACTCGGCGGCCAAGGCCGCGCAGCTCGGCTTCGCCCGCGCGCTGGCCCGCGAGGTGGGCCCGCAGGGCGTCACCGTCAACAGCGTGGCTCCCGGCCTGATCGACACCGACATCGCTGGCGACGCGCTGGACGGGGAGCGCAGAGCAGAGCTGGTCGCAGGGATCCCGGTCGGCCGCAACGGCCTGGTCACGGACGTGGCCGACCTGATCACGTACCTGTGCCGCGAGGAGTCGGGCTACATCACAGGGGCGACCTACGACGTGAACGGTGGCTCCCACATCCACTGA
- a CDS encoding xanthine dehydrogenase family protein molybdopterin-binding subunit: MSIMGTRVVRTEDPVFLSRGATYTDDLTDERLTGALHLTLVRSPMAHARITGIDVEAAKAAPGVVGVFTAADLDLSPALLFPAANRAMVRPFLATDRVRFVGEPVAAVLTEHLYQGQDAAELVEIDYDPLPAVIGLKEALADEVVLFDEAGTNLALAFDDQQFDDHLFDDCDVVVTREIVNQRLAAAPLETRAASAAWGDDGRLTLFASSQNAQMARDEVAGWLGIEPAQVHVILPDVGGGFGAKIGADPTFALVAWLAKQVGRPVRWTETRSENMTGMVQGRAQLQTITIGGRRDGTVLAYRLDVLADAGGYPAIGAFLPFFTRQMAPGVYDIPKVESRARVLVTTATPTGAYRGAGRPEATAAIERAMDLFAAEIGMDPAEVRKRNVVAPDKFPFTTKGGAVYDTGEYAEAIDRVLEAAGYAELRAEQAARRERGDVMQLGIGVSSYVEITGGGEFREDAAVEVHTDGTVTVLTGTSPHGQGHATAWAMLASEHLGIPIEKITVKHGDTDLIPRGVGTMGSRSLQTGGVAVYQAAGELVEIAKQRAADLLEASVDDLEVTDGRVTVKGTGTGVDLAELAAKEQLRVETAFDSGAATFPFGAHVAVVEVDVESGKVVVDRITTVDDAGPVLNPLLAEGQRHGGIAQGISQALLEEVVYDADGNPLTGTFADYGFPSAAELPSFTLVDMATPTPLNPIGAKGIGEAGTIGATPAVQSAVIDALSHLGVRHIDIPTTPLRVWEAIQAAGGAK, encoded by the coding sequence ATGAGCATCATGGGCACGCGCGTGGTCCGTACAGAGGATCCGGTGTTCCTCTCCCGCGGCGCGACATACACCGACGACCTGACCGACGAGCGGCTGACCGGTGCACTGCACCTGACGCTCGTGCGGTCTCCGATGGCACACGCTCGGATCACCGGGATCGACGTCGAGGCGGCCAAGGCCGCGCCCGGCGTCGTCGGGGTGTTCACGGCTGCCGACCTCGACCTCTCGCCGGCGCTGCTGTTCCCAGCGGCGAACCGGGCGATGGTCCGGCCGTTCCTCGCCACCGACCGGGTGCGTTTCGTGGGGGAGCCGGTCGCGGCCGTCCTCACCGAGCACCTGTACCAGGGCCAGGATGCGGCCGAGCTGGTGGAGATCGACTACGATCCACTGCCGGCCGTGATCGGCCTGAAGGAGGCGCTGGCCGACGAGGTCGTGCTGTTCGACGAGGCGGGCACCAACCTCGCACTCGCCTTCGACGACCAGCAGTTCGACGATCACCTGTTCGACGACTGCGATGTCGTCGTCACGCGCGAGATCGTGAACCAGCGCCTGGCTGCGGCCCCGCTGGAGACGCGCGCCGCCTCGGCCGCGTGGGGTGACGACGGGCGGCTCACGCTGTTCGCCTCATCGCAGAACGCGCAGATGGCCCGCGACGAGGTGGCGGGCTGGCTCGGCATCGAGCCGGCGCAGGTCCACGTGATCCTGCCGGACGTCGGCGGCGGGTTCGGCGCGAAGATCGGGGCCGACCCGACGTTCGCCCTGGTGGCGTGGCTCGCCAAGCAGGTCGGGCGGCCGGTCCGGTGGACGGAGACCCGCTCGGAGAACATGACCGGGATGGTGCAGGGCCGCGCCCAGCTGCAGACCATCACGATCGGCGGGCGCCGCGACGGCACCGTCCTCGCCTACCGCCTCGACGTGCTCGCGGACGCGGGCGGCTACCCGGCGATCGGCGCGTTCCTCCCGTTCTTCACGCGGCAGATGGCGCCGGGCGTGTACGACATCCCGAAGGTGGAGTCGCGGGCGCGCGTGCTCGTCACCACCGCCACGCCCACCGGCGCCTACCGCGGCGCCGGTCGCCCGGAGGCCACCGCGGCGATCGAGCGGGCCATGGACCTGTTCGCGGCCGAGATCGGCATGGACCCGGCCGAGGTGCGCAAGCGCAACGTCGTGGCGCCGGACAAGTTCCCGTTCACCACCAAGGGCGGGGCCGTCTACGACACCGGCGAGTACGCCGAGGCGATCGACCGGGTGCTGGAAGCGGCGGGGTACGCCGAACTGCGGGCCGAGCAGGCCGCGCGGCGCGAGCGGGGCGACGTCATGCAGCTCGGCATCGGCGTCTCCTCGTACGTCGAGATCACCGGCGGCGGCGAGTTCCGCGAGGACGCAGCGGTCGAGGTGCACACCGACGGGACGGTGACCGTGCTCACCGGTACCTCACCACACGGTCAGGGTCATGCGACGGCGTGGGCGATGCTCGCGAGCGAGCACCTCGGCATCCCGATCGAGAAGATCACCGTCAAGCACGGCGACACCGACCTGATCCCGCGCGGCGTGGGCACGATGGGCTCCCGGAGCCTGCAGACCGGCGGCGTCGCTGTGTATCAGGCGGCCGGCGAACTGGTGGAGATTGCCAAGCAGCGCGCCGCCGACCTCCTCGAAGCGAGCGTCGACGACCTCGAGGTCACGGACGGCCGGGTCACGGTCAAGGGCACCGGCACCGGCGTCGATCTCGCCGAGCTGGCCGCGAAGGAGCAGCTGCGCGTCGAGACCGCGTTCGACAGCGGGGCCGCCACGTTCCCGTTCGGCGCGCACGTCGCGGTGGTCGAGGTCGACGTCGAGTCGGGCAAGGTGGTGGTCGACCGGATCACCACGGTCGACGACGCAGGCCCGGTGCTCAATCCGCTCCTCGCGGAGGGGCAGCGGCACGGCGGCATCGCGCAGGGCATCTCGCAGGCCCTGCTCGAGGAGGTCGTCTACGACGCCGACGGCAACCCGCTCACCGGCACGTTCGCCGATTACGGGTTCCCGTCCGCCGCCGAGCTGCCGAGCTTCACGTTGGTCGACATGGCGACGCCCACGCCGCTGAACCCGATCGGGGCGAAGGGCATCGGCGAGGCGGGCACCATCGGCGCCACCCCCGCGGTGCAGAGCGCGGTGATCGACGCCCTGTCGCACCTCGGCGTCCGCCACATCGACATACCGACCACCCCGCTGCGGGTCTGGGAGGCCATTCAGGCCGCGGGAGGCGCCAAATGA
- a CDS encoding serine/threonine-protein kinase, whose product MAPDEAAAFGDVPRVVAGRYELGSVLGAGSSAVVHRARDLRRGVEVAIKCFRPGGTERDLRQQRQEMALLARLDHPGLVRLHDGGLVDQGPFVVTDLVEGPTLAERIASGPPLAPGAVRRLGAHLADALAYVHGAGIVHRDVKPANVLLGNGGRPRLADFGIARALEATQATADGCVVGTAAYLAPEQVRGEHVAPATDVYALGLVLLEALTGRREYPGAAVESATARLYRSPVVPAGLPAGLGTVLTAMTQDDPRRRPPAAAVAAALAADPASPAAALGLGSPMRPRVVRHGRHRLGRPGTRPVSRLALAALTAIVAMFSVAAAPATPASPITAVVDVDNPIQLSLRIR is encoded by the coding sequence ATGGCCCCCGACGAGGCTGCTGCGTTCGGCGACGTCCCACGTGTCGTCGCCGGCCGCTACGAGCTCGGGTCGGTGCTCGGCGCGGGATCCTCCGCCGTCGTGCACCGAGCCCGTGACCTGCGGCGTGGTGTCGAGGTAGCGATCAAATGCTTCCGGCCTGGTGGGACGGAGCGAGATCTGAGACAGCAGCGCCAGGAGATGGCGCTGCTCGCACGTCTGGACCATCCCGGCCTCGTCCGGTTGCACGACGGCGGGCTCGTGGATCAGGGCCCGTTCGTCGTCACCGACCTGGTCGAGGGGCCGACGCTCGCGGAGCGGATCGCCTCGGGCCCGCCGCTCGCCCCAGGCGCGGTGCGCCGCCTCGGCGCCCACCTCGCCGACGCGCTGGCCTACGTGCACGGGGCGGGCATCGTGCACCGCGACGTCAAGCCGGCCAACGTCCTGCTCGGCAACGGCGGGCGCCCGCGCCTCGCCGACTTCGGCATCGCCCGCGCGCTCGAGGCCACTCAGGCCACTGCCGACGGCTGTGTCGTCGGCACCGCGGCATACCTGGCTCCCGAGCAGGTGCGCGGGGAGCACGTGGCCCCGGCCACCGACGTCTACGCGCTGGGCCTGGTGCTGCTGGAGGCGCTGACCGGCCGCCGCGAGTATCCCGGCGCAGCGGTCGAGTCGGCGACGGCGCGGCTGTACCGCTCCCCGGTGGTGCCCGCAGGGCTGCCGGCAGGGCTCGGCACGGTCCTGACCGCGATGACGCAGGACGATCCGCGCCGCAGGCCTCCCGCCGCCGCCGTGGCGGCCGCGCTCGCCGCCGACCCGGCATCGCCCGCCGCGGCGCTGGGGCTCGGGTCGCCGATGCGGCCCCGGGTCGTCCGCCACGGGCGGCACCGGCTCGGCCGTCCTGGCACGCGGCCCGTCTCGCGCCTCGCGCTCGCGGCACTCACGGCGATCGTCGCGATGTTCTCCGTCGCCGCCGCGCCGGCGACCCCGGCCTCCCCGATCACGGCGGTGGTCGACGTGGACAACCCGATCCAGCTGTCCCTACGGATCCGCTGA
- a CDS encoding (2Fe-2S)-binding protein, whose protein sequence is MTEKVQITVNGETTTAEVEPRLLLAHYLRDVVGLKATNIGCDTTSCGACTVLLDGESVKSCTVLAVQADQQSVTTMEGLSPDPEHLHPVAAAFHAEHGLQCGFCTPGMVMATVSLLEENPHPTEREVREGLEGNLCRCTGYHNIVRAVLAAAESSGSRT, encoded by the coding sequence ATGACCGAGAAGGTCCAGATCACCGTCAACGGCGAGACGACCACCGCCGAGGTCGAGCCCCGACTGCTGCTCGCGCACTACCTGCGTGACGTCGTCGGGCTCAAGGCCACCAACATCGGCTGCGACACCACGTCCTGCGGCGCGTGCACGGTGTTGCTCGACGGCGAGTCGGTGAAGTCGTGCACGGTGCTCGCCGTGCAGGCCGACCAGCAGTCGGTCACCACGATGGAAGGGCTCTCGCCCGACCCCGAGCACCTGCACCCGGTGGCCGCGGCGTTCCATGCCGAGCACGGGCTCCAGTGCGGGTTCTGCACGCCGGGCATGGTGATGGCCACGGTCAGCCTCCTGGAGGAGAACCCGCACCCCACCGAGCGGGAGGTGCGCGAGGGCCTCGAGGGCAACCTCTGTCGCTGCACCGGCTACCACAACATCGTCCGCGCCGTGCTCGCCGCGGCCGAGTCCAGCGGGAGCCGTACATGA
- the thiC gene encoding phosphomethylpyrimidine synthase ThiC — MTAVAPSVTTGPIRGSHKAYLEGPDGLRVPVRRIELSTGEHHDVYDTSGPYTDDTAPIDLAAGLPPLRAPWVAAREPGTQLSYARAGVITPEMRFAAIREGVDAELVRSEVAAGRAVIPANRRHPESEPMVIGKRFLVKVNANIGNSAVTSSIEEEVEKMVWATRWGADTVMDLSTGKQISETREWILRNSPVPIGTVPIYQALEKAGGDPAELSWELYRDVVIEQCEQGVDYMTVHAGVLLRYVPLTAKRVTGIVSRGGSIMAAWCLAHHRESFLYAHFEELCDILRAYDVTFSLGDGLRPGSIADANDEAQLAELKTLGELTAIAHSKDVQVMIEGPGHVPLHKVDENVRLEEEWCGEAPFYTLGPLATDIAPGYDHITSAIGAARIAQAGTAMLCYVTPKEHLGLPNRDDVKTGVITYKIAAHAADLAKEHPRAQARDDALSAARFEFRWLDQFHLSLDPDTALAFHDETLPAEPAKTAHFCSMCGPKFCSMRITQDVRDYAEANGLTTVAAIEAGMAEKATEFTENGGRINLPLA; from the coding sequence GGGCCCATCAGGGGCTCGCACAAGGCGTATCTCGAGGGACCGGACGGGCTGCGCGTCCCCGTCCGCCGCATCGAACTGTCCACCGGCGAGCACCACGACGTCTACGACACGTCCGGGCCGTACACCGACGACACCGCCCCTATCGACCTCGCCGCCGGGCTGCCGCCGCTGCGCGCCCCGTGGGTCGCGGCCCGCGAGCCGGGCACCCAGCTGTCGTACGCCCGCGCCGGGGTGATCACGCCGGAGATGCGGTTCGCCGCGATCCGGGAGGGTGTCGACGCCGAGCTGGTGCGGTCGGAGGTCGCCGCCGGGCGCGCGGTGATCCCGGCCAATCGCCGTCACCCGGAGTCGGAGCCGATGGTGATCGGCAAGAGGTTCCTCGTGAAGGTCAACGCCAACATCGGCAACTCCGCCGTGACGTCCTCGATCGAGGAGGAGGTCGAGAAGATGGTGTGGGCCACCCGGTGGGGCGCCGACACGGTCATGGACCTCTCGACCGGCAAGCAGATCTCCGAGACGCGCGAGTGGATCCTGCGCAACTCGCCGGTGCCGATCGGCACCGTCCCGATCTACCAGGCGCTGGAGAAGGCGGGCGGGGATCCCGCGGAACTGTCGTGGGAGCTGTATCGCGACGTCGTGATCGAGCAGTGCGAGCAGGGCGTCGACTACATGACGGTGCACGCCGGTGTGCTGTTGCGCTACGTGCCGCTCACCGCGAAGCGCGTCACCGGGATCGTGTCCCGTGGCGGCTCGATCATGGCGGCATGGTGCCTCGCGCACCACCGCGAGTCGTTCCTCTACGCGCACTTCGAGGAGCTGTGCGACATCCTGCGGGCATACGACGTCACGTTCTCCCTCGGTGACGGGCTGCGGCCCGGCTCGATCGCCGACGCGAACGACGAGGCGCAGCTCGCCGAGCTGAAGACGCTCGGGGAGCTCACGGCGATCGCCCACTCGAAAGACGTGCAGGTGATGATCGAGGGGCCGGGGCACGTGCCGCTGCACAAGGTCGACGAGAACGTGCGGCTGGAGGAGGAGTGGTGCGGCGAGGCGCCGTTCTACACGCTCGGCCCGCTCGCCACCGACATCGCGCCCGGATACGACCACATCACGAGCGCGATCGGCGCGGCCCGGATCGCGCAGGCAGGCACCGCGATGCTCTGCTACGTCACGCCGAAGGAGCACCTCGGCCTGCCGAACCGCGACGACGTGAAGACCGGCGTGATCACCTACAAGATCGCCGCCCACGCCGCGGACCTGGCCAAGGAGCACCCGCGGGCCCAGGCGCGGGACGACGCGCTGTCCGCCGCCCGGTTCGAGTTCCGCTGGCTCGACCAGTTCCACCTGTCCCTCGACCCGGACACCGCGCTCGCCTTCCACGACGAGACCCTGCCCGCCGAGCCGGCGAAGACCGCGCACTTCTGCTCCATGTGCGGGCCGAAGTTCTGCTCGATGCGCATCACGCAGGACGTCCGCGACTACGCCGAGGCCAACGGCCTGACGACGGTCGCGGCGATCGAGGCCGGCATGGCGGAGAAGGCGACGGAGTTCACGGAGAACGGCGGGAGGATCAACCTCCCATTGGCCTGA
- a CDS encoding transketolase family protein, translated as MNAPAKRLTTSAMIASFADPDQRTTTAPFGHALARLAEERPEIVGLSADLAKYTDMHVFRDAHPDRFFQMGMAEQVMLGAAAGLAEVGLVPFASTYSVFATRRAYDFLCLDIAEPGLNVNVVGALPGLTTGYGPSHQATEDLAILRACPNLTVVDPCDSVDIEQAVTALATHPGPTYLRLLRGNVPTVLDEYDYRFELGKAALLRGGRDVLFVSTGLMTTRTLQAAARLEADRVDAAVLHVPTIKPLDTEAILREVRGDRLVVTAENHTVVGGLSEAVAATVAYAGRSARIVTAALPDEFLAAGALPTLHDRYGLSTDALCARVRAAL; from the coding sequence ATGAATGCCCCGGCGAAGCGGCTCACCACGTCGGCGATGATCGCGTCGTTCGCCGACCCCGACCAGCGCACGACCACCGCCCCGTTCGGCCACGCGCTGGCCCGGCTCGCCGAGGAGCGCCCCGAGATCGTCGGGCTCTCCGCGGATCTCGCGAAGTACACCGACATGCACGTCTTCCGCGACGCGCACCCGGACCGCTTCTTCCAGATGGGCATGGCCGAGCAGGTGATGCTCGGCGCCGCGGCCGGGCTCGCCGAGGTCGGCCTCGTGCCGTTCGCGTCCACGTACTCGGTGTTCGCCACCCGGCGCGCCTACGACTTCCTCTGCCTCGACATCGCCGAGCCCGGCTTGAACGTCAACGTCGTCGGCGCACTGCCGGGGCTCACCACCGGCTACGGGCCGAGCCACCAGGCAACCGAGGATCTCGCGATCCTGCGCGCCTGCCCGAACCTGACCGTCGTCGACCCGTGCGACTCGGTGGACATCGAGCAGGCCGTGACCGCGCTCGCCACCCACCCAGGGCCCACCTACCTGCGGTTGCTGCGCGGCAACGTCCCCACGGTGCTCGACGAGTACGACTACCGCTTCGAGCTCGGCAAGGCCGCCCTGCTGCGGGGCGGGCGCGACGTCCTGTTCGTCTCGACCGGCCTGATGACCACGCGCACGCTGCAGGCCGCGGCCCGGCTCGAGGCCGACCGAGTCGACGCGGCCGTTCTGCACGTCCCGACGATCAAGCCGCTGGACACCGAGGCGATCCTGCGCGAGGTGCGCGGGGACCGCCTCGTGGTCACGGCCGAGAACCACACGGTGGTCGGCGGGCTGTCCGAGGCCGTCGCCGCCACCGTCGCCTACGCGGGCCGCAGCGCCCGGATCGTCACCGCCGCCCTGCCCGACGAGTTCCTCGCCGCGGGCGCACTGCCCACACTGCACGACCGCTACGGCCTGTCCACCGACGCGCTCTGCGCGCGCGTCAGGGCCGCACTCTGA
- a CDS encoding SgcJ/EcaC family oxidoreductase — translation MKTDEQEIRDLIERWAGAVHASDLDEVLADHTADIVMFDVPPPQQGARGIEAYRDTWPGFFEWQAKGATFEIVELDVTAGEDVAFAWALLRCGTAAQHAAHPEQRLRITFGLRKENGRWVVAHEHHSFPDEKAVPDEAAEEIRAVQNRWFEQTAAGDLDGMMERIADDVVSYEHGTRLEYVGKESVREVCKAGLEAGGGADIHWTIPELTVLTRDDLAVSWGLDQITGNGPDGKPFDNWSRGTRVFRRGEQGWQMIHQHVSYPVDHETGTALLDLRPDR, via the coding sequence ATGAAGACCGATGAGCAAGAGATCCGGGACCTGATCGAGCGGTGGGCGGGCGCCGTGCACGCAAGCGACCTCGACGAGGTGCTGGCCGACCACACAGCTGACATCGTGATGTTCGACGTGCCGCCGCCCCAGCAGGGCGCCCGCGGCATCGAGGCCTACCGCGACACGTGGCCGGGCTTCTTCGAATGGCAGGCGAAGGGAGCGACGTTCGAGATCGTCGAGCTCGACGTCACGGCGGGCGAGGACGTGGCGTTCGCGTGGGCGCTGCTGCGCTGCGGCACCGCAGCGCAGCACGCGGCCCACCCGGAGCAGAGGCTGCGGATCACGTTCGGCCTGCGCAAGGAGAACGGGCGCTGGGTGGTGGCGCACGAGCACCACTCGTTCCCCGACGAGAAAGCGGTCCCCGACGAGGCGGCCGAGGAGATCCGCGCGGTGCAGAACCGCTGGTTCGAGCAGACCGCCGCCGGCGACCTCGACGGGATGATGGAGCGGATCGCCGACGATGTCGTCTCCTACGAGCACGGCACGCGGCTGGAATATGTCGGCAAGGAGTCCGTGCGCGAGGTCTGCAAGGCCGGCCTGGAGGCGGGCGGCGGCGCCGACATCCACTGGACGATCCCCGAGCTGACGGTCCTGACCCGCGACGACCTGGCGGTGTCGTGGGGGCTCGACCAGATCACCGGCAACGGCCCCGACGGGAAGCCCTTCGACAACTGGTCGCGCGGCACGCGGGTGTTCCGGCGGGGCGAGCAGGGCTGGCAGATGATCCACCAACACGTGTCCTACCCGGTGGACCACGAGACCGGGACGGCGCTACTGGACCTGCGACCGGACCGGTGA
- a CDS encoding xanthine dehydrogenase family protein subunit M → MIPVGFDYARPDTVDGAVALLAEHGEDATLLAGGHSLLPVMKLRLGAPELVIDIGKLTELQYIRVEGDEVAIGAGTRHRTVEASGVLAAECPLLPAVARTVGDPQVRHRGTLGGSLAHADPASDLPAAVLALGGTVVLRSPRGERQVPITGFYTGVFSSVKEPDELIVEIRVPRTGGAGWAYEKFTRRAMDWAIVGVAVVDGRVGLVNMGPTPLRASQTEAALADGASIEEAAAVAAERTEPPTDLAATAEYRRHLARVLTRRALTTAANG, encoded by the coding sequence ATGATCCCCGTCGGTTTCGACTACGCCCGTCCCGACACCGTGGACGGCGCCGTGGCGCTGCTCGCCGAGCACGGCGAGGACGCCACGCTGCTCGCCGGCGGTCACTCGCTGCTCCCGGTCATGAAGCTGCGGCTGGGCGCGCCCGAGTTGGTGATCGACATCGGCAAGCTGACGGAACTGCAGTACATCCGCGTCGAGGGCGACGAGGTGGCGATCGGCGCAGGCACCCGGCACCGCACCGTCGAGGCTTCCGGCGTGCTGGCCGCCGAGTGCCCGCTGCTGCCCGCCGTCGCGCGCACCGTTGGCGACCCGCAGGTGCGCCACCGCGGCACGCTCGGCGGCTCGCTCGCCCACGCCGACCCGGCCTCCGACCTTCCGGCCGCCGTGCTCGCGCTGGGCGGCACGGTGGTGCTGCGCAGCCCGCGTGGCGAGCGGCAGGTGCCGATCACCGGCTTCTACACCGGCGTCTTCTCGTCGGTGAAGGAACCGGACGAGCTGATCGTCGAGATCCGGGTGCCGCGCACCGGCGGCGCGGGCTGGGCGTACGAGAAGTTCACCCGGCGCGCCATGGACTGGGCGATCGTCGGCGTCGCCGTGGTCGACGGCAGGGTGGGGCTGGTGAACATGGGCCCCACGCCGCTGCGGGCCTCCCAGACCGAGGCCGCGCTCGCCGACGGCGCCTCCATCGAGGAGGCCGCTGCGGTCGCGGCCGAGCGCACCGAGCCGCCCACGGATCTCGCGGCCACCGCGGAGTACCGTCGCCACCTCGCACGCGTGCTCACCCGCAGGGCGCTCACGACTGCCGCCAACGGGTGA
- a CDS encoding transketolase, with translation MTAVTVDQRVAKLEAAATRIRRNALTMGEVQGQGYIGQALGIADVLAVFYARDGGELRHRPDDPGWEGRDRFLLSIGHYAIALYAALAEAGTIPLDELETYGSDGSRLPMSGMASYTPGMEISGGSLGHGLAVGCGMALGLRRLGNPARVFNLLSDGELDEGSTWEAALAGAHHGLANLTAIVDVNGLQADGPTTGVLRTEPVTEKWRAFGWHAVRVDGNDIPALLAALDRIREHTSGPSVLICDTRIGRGVPFLETREKAHFMPVAQHEWQAARDELG, from the coding sequence ATGACCGCGGTAACCGTCGACCAGCGCGTCGCGAAGCTCGAAGCAGCGGCCACGCGGATCCGGCGCAACGCACTGACGATGGGTGAGGTCCAGGGCCAGGGCTACATCGGCCAGGCCCTCGGCATCGCCGACGTCCTTGCCGTCTTCTATGCCAGAGACGGCGGCGAGCTGCGCCACCGCCCGGACGACCCCGGCTGGGAGGGCAGGGACCGCTTCCTGCTCTCCATCGGCCACTACGCGATCGCGCTCTACGCGGCGCTGGCCGAGGCCGGCACGATCCCACTCGACGAGCTCGAGACCTACGGCTCCGACGGCTCGCGGCTCCCCATGTCCGGCATGGCCTCCTACACGCCGGGCATGGAGATCTCGGGCGGCTCGCTCGGGCACGGCCTCGCGGTCGGGTGCGGGATGGCGCTCGGCCTGCGCAGGCTCGGAAACCCGGCACGCGTGTTCAACCTGCTCTCCGACGGCGAGCTCGACGAGGGCTCCACGTGGGAGGCCGCGCTGGCGGGCGCCCACCACGGCCTGGCGAACCTCACCGCGATCGTCGACGTGAACGGGCTGCAGGCCGACGGCCCGACCACTGGCGTGCTGCGCACCGAGCCGGTCACCGAGAAATGGCGGGCGTTCGGCTGGCACGCCGTGCGCGTCGACGGCAACGACATCCCCGCCCTGCTCGCCGCGCTCGACCGCATCCGCGAACACACCTCGGGACCGTCCGTGCTGATCTGCGACACCCGCATCGGCCGCGGCGTGCCGTTCCTCGAGACCAGGGAGAAAGCGCACTTCATGCCCGTCGCCCAGCACGAATGGCAGGCCGCCCGTGACGAGCTGGGGTGA
- a CDS encoding RNA polymerase subunit sigma-70, whose product MASTVEAEFTAAVAPFRGEVTAHCYRMLGSLADAEDVVQETWLRAWQAWSGFEARLDDRGRSVRAWLYKIATNRCLTFLGRSARRELPTALTPGEAQEVRWLEPLPDDRMAFTEQLDPAERLVAWESVELAFLVALQHLPPLQRAALLLRDVLGFSAAETAGLLDTSVAAVNSALQRARTPRERPAPDRDAAGTAELARRYAAAWEAGDVDAIVAMLAEDARYSMPPLPEWYAGRDAIREFLVTGPLTCRWRFLPTSANGMPAFATYSWDGTAYVPMGLDVLTVRGGVVQEVVAFLEADFSRFGLPRRIER is encoded by the coding sequence GTGGCATCCACCGTCGAGGCTGAGTTCACCGCCGCCGTCGCGCCGTTCCGCGGTGAGGTCACCGCGCACTGCTACCGGATGCTCGGTTCGCTCGCCGACGCCGAGGACGTCGTCCAGGAGACGTGGTTGCGGGCCTGGCAGGCGTGGTCCGGCTTCGAGGCCCGCCTGGACGACCGCGGGCGATCGGTGCGGGCGTGGCTGTACAAGATCGCCACCAACCGTTGCCTGACGTTCCTCGGGCGGTCCGCCCGCCGGGAGCTGCCGACTGCCCTGACGCCCGGCGAGGCGCAGGAGGTGCGCTGGCTGGAACCGCTGCCCGACGACCGGATGGCGTTCACCGAGCAGCTCGACCCGGCAGAGCGGCTGGTCGCATGGGAGAGCGTGGAGCTGGCCTTCCTCGTCGCGCTTCAGCACCTGCCGCCCCTGCAGCGCGCCGCGCTCCTGTTGCGGGATGTTCTGGGCTTCTCGGCCGCCGAGACGGCCGGCCTGCTCGACACCTCGGTCGCGGCCGTGAACAGCGCGCTGCAGCGCGCCCGCACGCCGCGCGAACGACCGGCGCCGGACCGGGACGCGGCGGGCACGGCCGAGCTGGCCCGCCGCTACGCCGCCGCGTGGGAGGCGGGCGACGTCGACGCGATCGTGGCCATGCTCGCCGAGGACGCGCGCTACTCGATGCCGCCACTGCCGGAGTGGTACGCCGGGCGGGACGCCATCCGGGAGTTCCTGGTCACCGGACCGCTCACCTGCCGGTGGCGCTTCCTGCCGACGTCCGCGAACGGGATGCCGGCGTTCGCCACCTACTCGTGGGACGGCACCGCCTACGTCCCGATGGGGCTCGACGTGCTCACGGTGCGCGGCGGCGTCGTGCAGGAGGTCGTGGCGTTCCTGGAGGCCGATTTCTCCCGCTTCGGGCTCCCGCGGCGGATCGAGCGATGA